The following coding sequences are from one Desulfuribacillus alkaliarsenatis window:
- a CDS encoding class I SAM-dependent methyltransferase — protein sequence MGTITYIKNMVKDKYIASITPTSIYGVKDVCKKIDFSKDNVIVEYGPGLGVFSTYILDNMTKDSKLILIERNNDFVDHLKKEIKDSRVTIYHDSAEVVNEALAELGLTEADYIISGIPFSFLTKDIRDIIIESTYNCLKPGGKFLTYQTFFQKNRYLREGIEIRFSRINDSYCFLNAPPLKIHEGIKE from the coding sequence TTGGGAACTATTACGTACATTAAGAATATGGTAAAAGATAAGTACATCGCATCCATTACTCCGACTTCCATCTATGGAGTAAAGGATGTCTGTAAAAAGATTGATTTTAGCAAAGACAATGTAATTGTCGAATACGGTCCTGGACTAGGTGTATTTAGTACATACATATTAGATAACATGACTAAAGATTCCAAACTTATTCTTATCGAAAGAAATAATGATTTTGTAGACCATTTAAAAAAAGAAATAAAAGATAGTCGTGTTACTATATATCATGATAGTGCCGAGGTTGTCAATGAAGCACTTGCTGAACTAGGCTTAACTGAAGCTGATTATATTATCTCAGGGATACCATTCAGCTTTTTAACTAAGGATATTAGAGATATCATTATTGAATCCACATATAATTGCTTAAAACCTGGTGGTAAATTTTTGACATATCAAACTTTTTTCCAAAAGAATCGCTACCTAAGGGAAGGAATTGAGATTCGTTTTTCTAGAATAAATGATTCCTATTGCTTTTTAAATGCACCTCCGCTGAAAATTCATGAAGGAATTAAAGAATAA
- the infC gene encoding translation initiation factor IF-3 gives MSKDLLVNEGIKAREVRLIDVEGEQLGIIPIREALQKAVERNLDLVNVAPTANPPVCRIMDYGKFRYEQAKKEKEARKNQKVISVKEIRLSTNIEENDFQTKLRNARKFLEKGDKVKASIRFRGRQIAHSGLGKDVLMKLYENVKDIATMERTPKMEGRSMLMILTPSNEK, from the coding sequence ATTAGCAAAGATTTATTAGTCAACGAAGGAATTAAAGCAAGGGAAGTACGCTTAATCGATGTTGAGGGTGAACAATTAGGAATTATCCCTATACGAGAAGCGTTGCAGAAAGCAGTGGAAAGAAACTTGGATTTAGTGAATGTAGCTCCAACTGCTAATCCACCAGTATGTCGAATTATGGACTACGGTAAGTTTCGCTACGAACAAGCAAAAAAAGAAAAAGAAGCTCGTAAGAATCAAAAAGTTATTAGTGTTAAAGAAATTCGCCTAAGTACTAATATTGAAGAAAATGATTTTCAGACTAAGCTTCGTAACGCTCGGAAGTTCCTAGAGAAGGGCGATAAAGTAAAGGCTTCGATTCGTTTCAGAGGTCGTCAAATCGCTCATAGTGGTTTAGGAAAAGACGTTTTAATGAAGCTTTATGAAAATGTTAAGGATATAGCTACTATGGAGCGAACACCTAAGATGGAAGGTCGCAGTATGCTAATGATTTTAACTCCATCAAACGAGAAATAG
- the rpmI gene encoding 50S ribosomal protein L35 translates to MPKMKTHRGLAKRLKRTGSGKLKRGSAYTSHMFSNKSQDQKRKLRKGGLVSKGDQRRIAQLITHI, encoded by the coding sequence ATGCCTAAAATGAAAACACATCGTGGTTTAGCAAAGCGTTTAAAGAGAACTGGGAGTGGCAAGTTAAAGCGTGGTAGCGCGTATACAAGCCATATGTTTAGTAACAAGAGCCAAGATCAAAAACGTAAGCTGCGTAAGGGTGGACTTGTTTCTAAAGGTGACCAAAGACGCATTGCACAATTAATTACACATATCTAA
- the rplT gene encoding 50S ribosomal protein L20, translating to MPRVKGGYTTRQRRKKVLKLARGYFGSKHTLFRTAKQQVMKSLMFAYRDRRQKKRDFRKLWITRINAAARTNGLSYSNLIHGLKSAGVEVNRKMLADLAVNDKAGFAELANVAKQKINA from the coding sequence ATGCCAAGAGTAAAAGGCGGATATACAACACGTCAAAGACGTAAAAAGGTACTAAAATTGGCTCGTGGATATTTCGGGTCTAAACATACATTATTTAGAACAGCTAAGCAACAGGTGATGAAATCACTAATGTTTGCTTACCGTGATCGTCGTCAGAAAAAGCGTGATTTCCGTAAGCTATGGATTACACGTATTAATGCAGCAGCGCGTACTAACGGTTTAAGCTACAGTAACTTAATCCACGGATTAAAATCAGCTGGAGTTGAAGTTAACCGTAAAATGCTAGCTGATCTTGCAGTAAATGATAAAGCTGGATTTGCTGAGTTAGCAAATGTAGCTAAACAAAAAATCAACGCATAA
- a CDS encoding CBS domain-containing protein, with product MLLVSEFRNTPAVTVEPSTSLKECLDIMERERFRHLLVIEAGKLVGIVVRKDIEGALRQPSRYPETPVEWVMSKNLVTVNNDTSLLDALKLMKKYKYSGLPVMDGDQVAGMFTETDVVKAFIAIIERENIS from the coding sequence ATGTTGTTAGTAAGTGAATTTCGTAATACACCTGCAGTAACGGTTGAACCTAGCACATCCTTAAAAGAGTGTTTAGACATAATGGAGCGTGAGAGATTTCGTCATCTACTAGTTATTGAAGCTGGGAAGTTAGTAGGAATTGTAGTTAGAAAAGATATTGAAGGGGCATTGCGACAGCCTTCAAGGTATCCTGAGACACCAGTTGAGTGGGTAATGTCAAAAAATCTCGTTACCGTTAATAACGATACGTCGTTGTTAGATGCTTTGAAATTAATGAAAAAATACAAATATAGTGGGTTGCCTGTAATGGATGGTGACCAGGTAGCAGGTATGTTTACAGAAACAGACGTAGTAAAAGCCTTTATAGCTATTATTGAAAGAGAGAACATATCATAG
- a CDS encoding potassium channel family protein → MKQKQYAVLGLGRFGGSIATSLYNMGHEVLAIDINEDKVQAYSNAVSQAVQADSTDEKALKALGIRNFSVVVVAIGQDIQASIMASLIVKEMGVKHIVVKAQNDLHGKVLEKIGVDRVVFPERDMGARVAHNLLSPNIIDFIELSPEYSILEFVATKSMVGKSLIELNIRAKYGINIMAIKSGKNKINVAPMATDVVQEDDVLVVVGHKEDLKVFEGKMADDSD, encoded by the coding sequence GTGAAACAAAAACAATATGCAGTACTAGGCCTAGGCCGCTTTGGTGGTAGTATCGCAACGAGTTTATACAATATGGGACATGAAGTTTTAGCAATAGATATTAACGAAGATAAGGTACAAGCTTATTCTAATGCTGTATCACAGGCTGTGCAAGCAGATTCGACGGACGAAAAGGCATTAAAAGCTTTAGGAATTCGTAATTTCTCTGTTGTGGTAGTAGCCATTGGACAAGATATACAGGCTAGTATTATGGCATCGTTAATAGTAAAAGAGATGGGCGTAAAGCATATCGTAGTAAAAGCTCAAAATGACCTTCATGGTAAGGTGTTAGAGAAGATTGGTGTAGATAGGGTTGTATTCCCGGAGCGTGATATGGGTGCCCGTGTGGCACACAATCTTTTATCGCCAAATATTATTGATTTCATAGAGCTGTCGCCAGAGTATAGTATTTTAGAGTTTGTCGCAACAAAATCAATGGTTGGGAAATCGCTCATAGAGCTAAATATTAGAGCTAAATATGGAATAAATATTATGGCTATAAAATCGGGCAAGAATAAAATTAATGTAGCCCCAATGGCGACCGATGTAGTTCAAGAGGATGATGTTTTAGTTGTGGTAGGGCATAAGGAAGACTTGAAAGTATTTGAAGGGAAAATGGCTGATGATAGTGACTAA
- a CDS encoding TrmH family RNA methyltransferase, whose protein sequence is MIVTKSIQSLDNPRIKYINKLKQRKYRKQEASFIIEGEKIILEALKRNKLANYYKVKELYVSDSFAFQNLIISDIEKIPVYTVTDKVFSNISTVQSPQGCLAVIEKVDLDIAQVLELRDKQATKKYQLIFLLDGIQDPGNVGTIIRTADAVGAEAVILGAGTVDTFNDKVIRSAMGSIFHVPVLELEIITAAKILKEQQYQLLAADLSGVSYFDLHSSMDMSEAKLAIVLGNEGSGLSDGIKQNVDSFVSIPMPGSAESLNVSVAAGIIAFDIVRQWGLQNQS, encoded by the coding sequence ATGATAGTGACTAAGAGTATCCAGTCGCTAGATAACCCGCGAATTAAATACATTAATAAGTTAAAGCAAAGGAAATATCGTAAGCAAGAAGCATCATTTATAATAGAAGGCGAAAAGATAATCCTTGAGGCACTAAAACGTAACAAACTTGCAAATTATTATAAAGTCAAAGAATTATATGTTAGTGACTCTTTTGCTTTTCAGAATCTTATTATAAGTGATATAGAAAAAATTCCGGTTTATACGGTTACCGACAAGGTCTTTTCTAATATTTCAACGGTGCAATCGCCACAGGGCTGCCTAGCGGTCATAGAAAAGGTGGATTTGGACATAGCACAGGTATTAGAATTACGCGATAAGCAAGCTACTAAAAAATATCAATTAATCTTCCTGTTAGATGGAATTCAAGATCCTGGAAATGTCGGTACCATTATAAGAACTGCTGATGCTGTAGGTGCAGAGGCAGTGATATTAGGAGCTGGCACAGTAGATACTTTTAATGATAAGGTAATACGTTCAGCAATGGGAAGTATATTTCACGTACCAGTTTTAGAATTAGAAATTATTACTGCTGCTAAGATTTTAAAGGAACAGCAATACCAGTTGCTGGCAGCAGATTTATCAGGAGTATCTTATTTTGATTTACATAGTAGCATGGATATGTCGGAGGCTAAGCTTGCAATTGTCTTAGGCAATGAAGGTAGTGGTCTGTCGGATGGAATAAAGCAGAACGTTGACTCCTTTGTATCAATTCCCATGCCAGGCTCAGCAGAGTCGTTAAATGTATCTGTTGCTGCAGGCATTATTGCATTTGATATTGTACGGCAGTGGGGCTTGCAAAACCAATCGTAG
- the pheS gene encoding phenylalanine--tRNA ligase subunit alpha produces the protein MREKLMELKEVASKQLEKLQEQKDIQDLKVKILGKKGELTSILRNMGQLSPEERPIIGQVANEVRELLENKFQLKFSELEQKAEEKQLEQESIDVTLPGRPVALGCQHPLTLVARDIEDIFIGLGYEVAEGPEVEQDYYNFEALNLPKNHPARDMQDSFYITEELLMRTHTSPVQVRTMEHKRPEVPVKIICPGRVYRRDDDDATHSHVFMQAEGLVIDENIRMSDLKGTLLTFARQMFGDQQEIRLRPSFFPFTEPSAEVDVSCIICEGSGCRVCKQTGWLEILGSGMVHPKVLEMSGYDSNKYSGFAFGMGIERIAMLKYGIEDIRQFYMNDVRFLHQFQRRA, from the coding sequence ATGCGTGAAAAGTTGATGGAGTTAAAGGAAGTTGCTAGCAAGCAGCTTGAGAAGCTACAGGAGCAAAAAGACATACAGGATTTAAAGGTTAAAATTTTAGGTAAAAAAGGTGAGTTAACATCAATTCTTAGGAACATGGGTCAGCTGTCTCCGGAGGAGCGTCCTATTATAGGTCAGGTGGCAAATGAAGTTCGTGAGCTTTTGGAAAATAAATTTCAATTAAAATTTTCTGAACTAGAGCAAAAAGCCGAGGAAAAACAACTTGAGCAGGAATCGATTGATGTGACTCTTCCTGGTAGACCAGTTGCTCTTGGATGTCAGCATCCTTTAACCTTAGTTGCCAGAGATATCGAAGATATTTTTATTGGTTTAGGCTATGAAGTGGCAGAAGGGCCAGAAGTTGAACAGGATTATTATAATTTCGAAGCTTTAAATCTACCGAAGAATCATCCTGCTCGAGATATGCAGGACTCCTTTTATATTACTGAAGAGCTATTAATGAGAACTCACACTTCACCAGTACAGGTAAGAACTATGGAGCATAAACGTCCAGAGGTTCCAGTGAAAATTATTTGTCCAGGGCGTGTTTATCGCCGTGACGACGATGATGCTACGCACTCCCATGTTTTTATGCAGGCTGAGGGCTTAGTAATTGACGAAAATATTCGTATGAGCGATTTAAAAGGAACGTTATTGACTTTTGCTAGGCAAATGTTTGGTGACCAGCAGGAAATTCGTTTGCGTCCTAGCTTCTTCCCGTTCACTGAACCGAGTGCTGAAGTAGATGTATCCTGTATAATCTGTGAGGGCAGCGGATGTAGAGTTTGTAAGCAAACAGGCTGGTTAGAAATACTAGGCTCTGGTATGGTGCACCCGAAGGTGTTAGAGATGTCTGGGTATGACTCTAATAAATATAGTGGCTTTGCTTTTGGTATGGGTATAGAGCGTATTGCAATGCTTAAATACGGAATAGAAGATATTCGTCAATTTTATATGAATGACGTTAGATTTCTTCATCAATTTCAAAGAAGGGCATAG
- the pheT gene encoding phenylalanine--tRNA ligase subunit beta has protein sequence MNVSYKWLSEWIDLTDVTPEIVADKLTNAGIEVDSIDKLDQGVQGVVVGKVLKAEQHPNADKLRVCTVDVGESEPLQIVCGAANVAKDQLVPVAKVGAVLPGNFKIKKSKLRGVESQGMICSGQELGLENKYIPKELQDGIYVLPENYPLGSDVRPIFNLDDTVLELDLTPNRSDCLSMRGVAYEMAALLNKQVKKPQVEMTELEQEHIDKLITLDVQDSELCPRYAGRIVKGVTIGPSPMWLRNRLQAAGIRSINNIVDITNLILLEYGQPLHAFDYDRLANQKVVVRRAKANEMIKTLDEIERKLTEDMLVIADDKEAIAIAGVMGGYDSEVTSETKNIFIESACFNSVSVRKTSTAFGLRTEASIRFEKGTDPNIVTEAVDRAAVLMAQLGGGEIVQGIVDSSPGEVQNSPVAIEVNRINQRVGTELTKEQMIEIFNRLQFTVKEQGDELLVSVPTRRRDITIAEDLSEEVARLYGYENIPTTLPIGQSTQGRLTDEQQARRRVRDCLISAGWYEAVSYSFINPNRVTELELNDDIYQKMIPLKMPLSEERSHLRTTMLPSMLELAQYNSNHKNEAIKLFELGKVFRPKELPLKELPEEKITVAGIAYGNINGLHWSNQTQAVDFYYVKGVLEQLFSYLGLNQSGISYRPVTKPALHPGQTAVIEINGEEVGYIGQLHPKVIKQFNLPKTYYFELDYEKLLEHANFKIQYQSLPRYPAIKRDIAMVIAEETNASDIMDTIKKSGGDLLIDIQLFDVYAGKGIEAGKKSLAFSLTYRNREKTLTDEEVQVSIDSILAELESKWQAELRK, from the coding sequence ATGAATGTATCATACAAATGGCTAAGTGAATGGATTGATCTTACTGATGTCACTCCAGAGATTGTTGCCGACAAATTAACAAATGCTGGAATTGAAGTAGACAGTATAGATAAACTTGATCAGGGTGTACAAGGTGTGGTAGTAGGTAAAGTGCTAAAGGCAGAACAGCATCCTAATGCGGATAAGCTCCGTGTTTGTACGGTAGATGTAGGGGAGTCTGAGCCGCTACAAATCGTATGTGGGGCGGCAAATGTTGCAAAAGATCAGTTAGTGCCAGTGGCAAAGGTAGGAGCTGTGCTGCCAGGAAATTTTAAAATAAAAAAATCAAAGCTCAGGGGTGTTGAGTCACAGGGAATGATTTGCTCTGGACAAGAGCTTGGATTAGAAAATAAATATATACCTAAGGAACTTCAAGACGGTATTTACGTGCTGCCTGAAAATTATCCATTAGGTAGTGATGTGCGACCTATATTTAATTTAGATGATACGGTTCTTGAATTAGATTTGACGCCAAATCGCTCTGACTGTTTAAGTATGCGTGGAGTCGCCTATGAAATGGCAGCGTTACTTAACAAACAGGTTAAAAAGCCGCAAGTGGAAATGACTGAGTTAGAGCAGGAGCATATAGATAAACTGATTACACTTGACGTTCAAGACTCAGAGTTATGCCCGCGTTATGCTGGCCGGATTGTGAAGGGTGTTACTATTGGACCTTCGCCAATGTGGTTAAGGAATAGACTGCAGGCTGCAGGGATAAGATCTATTAACAATATCGTTGATATTACTAATCTAATCCTACTAGAGTATGGGCAGCCTCTACATGCCTTTGACTACGACCGCCTAGCTAATCAAAAAGTGGTTGTTAGACGTGCAAAAGCTAATGAAATGATTAAAACATTAGATGAAATTGAGCGCAAGCTAACAGAAGATATGCTGGTAATAGCTGATGATAAAGAAGCAATTGCAATAGCTGGTGTAATGGGTGGTTATGATTCTGAGGTAACGTCTGAAACTAAGAATATCTTTATAGAATCTGCATGCTTTAATTCTGTTAGCGTCAGGAAAACATCTACGGCATTTGGGTTACGTACAGAAGCAAGTATTCGCTTCGAAAAGGGCACAGACCCTAACATAGTGACAGAAGCTGTAGACCGCGCTGCTGTATTAATGGCGCAATTAGGAGGAGGAGAGATTGTACAGGGGATAGTTGATTCTAGCCCTGGAGAGGTTCAGAATAGCCCTGTTGCAATAGAAGTTAATCGCATTAACCAACGTGTTGGTACAGAACTCACTAAAGAGCAGATGATAGAAATATTTAATCGTTTGCAATTTACAGTGAAAGAGCAGGGAGACGAGCTGCTAGTCAGTGTACCTACTAGACGCAGAGATATAACGATAGCAGAAGATTTATCAGAGGAAGTAGCCCGTCTATACGGTTATGAGAACATTCCTACTACGCTGCCAATTGGACAGTCTACACAGGGACGTTTAACGGATGAACAGCAAGCTCGCAGGCGAGTTCGTGATTGCTTGATTTCAGCGGGCTGGTATGAAGCCGTTTCTTACAGCTTTATCAATCCAAATAGAGTTACGGAGCTAGAGCTAAACGATGATATATATCAGAAGATGATTCCGTTAAAGATGCCACTATCAGAAGAACGTAGTCACTTGCGCACTACAATGCTGCCTTCGATGCTAGAGCTAGCACAGTATAATAGTAATCATAAAAACGAGGCAATTAAACTGTTTGAACTTGGCAAGGTGTTTAGGCCGAAAGAGCTACCACTTAAGGAGCTTCCAGAGGAGAAGATTACTGTAGCGGGGATCGCTTACGGCAATATTAATGGTCTCCATTGGTCAAATCAAACACAAGCAGTTGACTTTTACTATGTTAAAGGAGTTCTAGAGCAGCTATTTAGCTATCTTGGGCTAAATCAGTCTGGAATTAGTTATAGACCTGTTACAAAGCCAGCACTTCATCCAGGACAAACGGCAGTTATCGAGATTAATGGTGAAGAAGTTGGGTATATAGGCCAGTTGCATCCTAAAGTAATTAAGCAATTTAACTTGCCAAAGACTTATTACTTTGAGCTTGATTATGAAAAGCTGTTAGAGCACGCTAATTTCAAAATACAATACCAGAGTCTTCCGCGCTATCCTGCGATAAAAAGGGATATTGCAATGGTTATAGCCGAGGAAACGAATGCGTCTGATATAATGGATACTATTAAGAAGTCTGGGGGAGACTTGCTAATCGATATTCAACTGTTTGATGTTTATGCAGGTAAAGGTATCGAAGCAGGTAAGAAGAGTCTTGCTTTCTCCCTTACCTACAGAAATCGAGAAAAGACTTTGACTGATGAGGAAGTTCAGGTATCAATTGACAGTATATTAGCTGAATTAGAGTCGAAATGGCAGGCTGAGCTTAGAAAATAA
- the zapA gene encoding cell division protein ZapA has product MSDKNKITIEIFGQHYTLKGTASSNHMRLVAGYVDDKMNQLSESNPRLDGRKVAVLTAVNIADEYFRLKEEYDELLKLIEKQEG; this is encoded by the coding sequence ATGTCCGATAAAAACAAAATCACAATCGAAATTTTTGGTCAGCATTACACACTTAAAGGGACAGCTTCTTCAAACCATATGCGTCTAGTTGCAGGTTATGTAGACGATAAAATGAATCAATTATCTGAGAGTAACCCAAGATTAGATGGACGCAAGGTGGCTGTTTTAACAGCTGTAAACATTGCGGATGAATACTTTAGACTTAAAGAGGAATATGATGAATTATTGAAATTGATTGAAAAGCAAGAAGGATAA
- a CDS encoding CvpA family protein: MHFIDLLIIIFLIVAVNRGYRRGFILQFISLISVIAAVAIAYMFYPIVAKIIRPFFNMQELHEMFSLPIPLGVSVNEMAATAIAFALLFIGSRIGLMVFARTLDVVCRLPVLNTFNRILGLMLSFAEFMIITVIAVNIGAMLPIEAIQNIIEQSIISQYVMAEFGFVREKIISLLQEAII; encoded by the coding sequence ATGCATTTCATTGATTTACTTATTATTATCTTTCTTATAGTGGCCGTCAATAGAGGCTATCGTAGAGGATTTATTCTGCAGTTTATTAGCTTAATTAGTGTCATAGCGGCTGTTGCGATAGCATACATGTTTTATCCAATAGTAGCAAAAATCATACGACCGTTCTTTAACATGCAAGAATTGCATGAAATGTTTTCGTTGCCAATTCCTTTGGGTGTATCAGTTAATGAAATGGCAGCTACGGCGATTGCCTTTGCTTTATTATTTATAGGCTCAAGAATAGGACTGATGGTATTTGCGCGGACACTAGATGTAGTCTGTCGGTTACCAGTTCTAAACACATTCAATCGTATTTTGGGTCTTATGTTAAGCTTTGCTGAGTTTATGATAATTACAGTAATAGCAGTTAATATAGGAGCAATGCTACCGATTGAAGCAATCCAGAACATTATAGAGCAATCTATAATTAGTCAATATGTAATGGCGGAATTCGGCTTTGTTAGAGAAAAAATAATAAGCTTGCTACAAGAAGCAATTATTTAA
- the ercA gene encoding alcohol dehydrogenase-like regulatory protein ErcA — protein sequence MSFVNGLELRKFVAPEFIFGVGARRLAGQYAKNFGAKRVLLVTDSGVLGTTIFGDVVNTLEGLGISYEIFSDVSENPREQEVMDGANIYIQEKCEAIIAVGGGSPIDCAKGIGIVASNGGHILDYEGVDNVTLPIPPLVCIPTTSGASADVSQFAIITDTSNQVKIAIVSKTVVPDVALIDPQTLLTLSPYLTACTCMDAFTHAIEAYVSNASSPITDLHALEAIRYIYHNLSDTVATPQDITLRGKTMYGSLQAGLAFSNAILGAVHAMAHSLGGFLDLPHGECNAILLPRVIEYNYDAAPTRYNDIANAIGIRTDNIDNEQIKQQLIESIETLKSSVGLNRRLSELGVKKEDIPHLARKASLDPCLHTNPRKANIKDIEVIYEKAL from the coding sequence ATGTCTTTCGTTAATGGGTTAGAATTAAGAAAGTTTGTTGCCCCAGAGTTTATATTTGGAGTAGGAGCTCGGAGACTGGCAGGTCAATATGCTAAAAACTTTGGTGCTAAGCGTGTGCTATTAGTTACTGACTCAGGTGTTTTAGGGACTACAATTTTTGGCGACGTGGTAAATACGCTAGAAGGCTTAGGTATCAGCTATGAAATTTTTTCGGATGTGTCAGAGAATCCGCGCGAGCAGGAAGTAATGGATGGGGCTAACATATACATACAAGAAAAATGCGAAGCAATTATTGCTGTTGGTGGCGGCAGCCCAATTGATTGTGCAAAGGGTATAGGTATCGTTGCTTCAAATGGTGGGCACATTTTGGATTATGAGGGTGTGGATAATGTTACTTTGCCTATTCCGCCACTAGTATGCATACCGACTACATCGGGTGCTTCGGCGGATGTATCGCAGTTTGCCATTATTACAGATACTAGCAATCAAGTTAAAATCGCCATTGTAAGTAAAACGGTAGTACCAGACGTTGCTTTAATAGATCCACAAACACTACTTACATTATCTCCTTATCTTACAGCTTGTACATGTATGGATGCGTTTACCCATGCAATCGAAGCTTATGTCTCAAATGCAAGCTCTCCCATAACTGATTTACATGCGTTAGAAGCAATTCGTTATATATATCATAACCTATCTGATACAGTTGCTACTCCACAGGATATTACATTAAGAGGGAAAACAATGTATGGAAGCTTGCAAGCAGGATTAGCTTTTTCAAATGCTATACTTGGGGCAGTTCATGCAATGGCACACAGTTTAGGTGGATTTCTAGATTTACCACATGGTGAATGTAATGCAATCCTATTACCGAGAGTAATTGAATATAATTATGATGCGGCTCCAACAAGGTACAATGATATAGCTAACGCTATTGGAATAAGGACAGATAATATAGATAATGAACAGATTAAGCAGCAGCTTATCGAATCCATTGAAACACTAAAAAGTAGCGTTGGATTAAATAGAAGACTTAGTGAATTAGGTGTAAAGAAAGAAGATATACCACATCTTGCAAGGAAGGCTAGTTTAGATCCTTGCTTACACACAAATCCAAGGAAAGCCAATATAAAAGATATAGAGGTAATCTATGAAAAAGCATTGTAA
- a CDS encoding sensor histidine kinase: MKKHCNLFEQDNRTEAGTQGLREKLIGLGEVSIQKSYYPELQRRLKELEKFKAILNQSNDLIFFMKVPDMTIEDVNEFACHFLGYTRDEFIQLPINEFAGTHVSKWIEQAIDKIFNNTLDNNDEYRITLLTALTDKQQKKHPVEIKLKLVEWEDTYYIIAVARDISKHIEAEIKIRKLNVELERKVRQRTAQLEAANKELEAFSYSVSHDLRAPLRTINGFSQAIYEDYSDVVDDEGKDYLGRIMKATQHMGNLIDNLLLLSRSTRIDMKYEVIDLSKLVTKSFKRFQDAMHRDDKLQINVAEDIYCNGDFQLLKIAIDNLVENALKYSQDKPISIIEFGTVIKNDTTIYYIKDNGVGFNMKYYDRLFTPFQRLHKDNEFQGTGIGLATVRRIIVRHGGNIWAESNVGAGTTFYFTLDHYLDDDVCKGEEDGL; this comes from the coding sequence ATGAAAAAGCATTGTAATCTATTTGAACAAGATAATAGAACAGAGGCGGGCACCCAGGGTTTGAGAGAAAAACTGATAGGACTAGGGGAAGTATCTATTCAAAAAAGCTACTACCCAGAGCTACAGCGTCGACTTAAAGAGCTTGAGAAATTCAAGGCTATATTAAATCAAAGTAATGATTTAATATTCTTTATGAAAGTGCCAGATATGACTATAGAGGATGTTAATGAGTTTGCATGTCATTTTCTTGGTTATACTCGTGACGAATTCATACAATTACCTATTAATGAATTCGCGGGCACCCATGTTTCGAAATGGATTGAACAAGCGATAGATAAAATATTCAATAATACACTAGATAATAATGATGAATATAGGATTACTTTATTAACGGCTTTAACTGATAAGCAGCAAAAAAAGCATCCAGTTGAAATTAAATTAAAGCTTGTAGAATGGGAGGATACCTATTATATAATCGCCGTTGCAAGGGATATATCAAAGCATATAGAAGCAGAGATAAAAATACGGAAATTAAATGTTGAGCTAGAGCGGAAGGTCCGACAAAGGACGGCACAGCTAGAAGCAGCTAACAAAGAGCTGGAAGCCTTTAGCTACTCAGTCTCTCATGATTTGCGGGCACCGTTAAGAACGATTAACGGCTTTAGTCAAGCTATATACGAAGATTATAGTGACGTAGTGGATGATGAGGGTAAAGACTATCTAGGCAGAATAATGAAAGCCACACAGCATATGGGTAATCTAATTGATAACCTGCTCTTGTTATCAAGATCTACAAGAATAGATATGAAATACGAAGTGATTGATTTGAGTAAGCTTGTAACAAAAAGCTTTAAGAGATTCCAGGATGCAATGCATAGAGATGATAAATTACAAATTAATGTTGCAGAGGATATATACTGTAATGGGGATTTCCAGCTTCTTAAAATAGCAATAGATAATTTAGTGGAAAATGCGCTAAAATATTCTCAGGATAAGCCGATATCTATTATAGAGTTTGGAACGGTAATTAAAAATGACACCACCATCTATTACATCAAAGATAATGGTGTAGGTTTTAATATGAAATACTATGATAGGTTATTTACGCCATTTCAGCGACTACATAAGGATAACGAATTTCAGGGAACTGGAATTGGTCTTGCTACTGTTAGACGAATTATTGTAAGACATGGAGGCAACATTTGGGCTGAAAGCAATGTTGGTGCTGGAACAACTTTTTACTTTACTTTAGATCACTACTTGGACGATGATGTGTGTAAGGGGGAAGAAGATGGCTTATAA